In Apis cerana isolate GH-2021 linkage group LG5, AcerK_1.0, whole genome shotgun sequence, a single genomic region encodes these proteins:
- the LOC107994331 gene encoding neuroglian isoform X2 — translation MKFILCIISTLVLQASALIQSPPRISKQPPTDEQLFQVAQAKINENDKPFLIECEAEGEPAPRYRWIKNGKNFEWPAYDDRISQQPGRGTLVISRPRDEDLGQYQCFAENEWGIATSNSVFVRKAELNSFKDQNPISLDANEGQPFKLTCQPPDGFPKPNVYWLIQDTAGGIKSINNSRMTLDPEGNLWFSNVTRNDASDDFYYACAATSVFRNEYKLGNRVLLNVISSGISASQNKHDPVKQYVSRKNEVALRGKKIELYCIYGGTPLPQIVWSKNGEVIRTNDRIMQGNYGKSLIIKHVNFKDEGTYTCEASNGVGDAKSYSIHLQVMAVPYFTIEPEIINAAEDETIEFKCEADGVPVPEIKWIHNGKPISEAPPNPRRKVTSNSIIIEKLTKKDTGNYGCNATNSLGYVYKDVYVNVLALEPEITQPPTDIATVDGKTVRITCRVFGAPKPAVKWIRNGQELTGGRYKTLDSGDLEIENVIFLDAGIYTCHASNKFGEVEGSGNLVVKEHTRITDEPEDYEVAAGSTATFRCNAVTDSSLTLTIDWLSNGEPIDFEMEPRFIRSTDYSLMITKTTELDSGTYTCVAHTELDEAKAQATLIVQDVPNAPKLISVTCMATEASIHWTPMGDNRAPILRYTIQHNTTFTPDTWEISKDDVPATEQTYIVPMSPWTNYTFRVLAWNKIGTSLPSPHSDVCTTLQDVPYKNPDNVMGKGTTPQNLVISWTVMPQIEHNAPKFMYRIYYRRDIPGEKWTIEDITDWKKNNLVVDNQPTYQRYKIKVVAINEKGECRIAPEEIIGYSGEDVPLQAPSNFTLNQVKSSTSAQFSWNPVPEESVRGELKGYKIQTWTEKDGEKGMREIDIRGGNRTHALVTKFIPFSKNYVRILAYNGRYSGPPSETLSFDTPEGVPGVVLSLEAFPMGSSALFLVWTKPAEPNGILTGYRIYYEPVNETRLGPLLERKPHITDSEATNAKLAMLAPDTKYRIHIRATTKIGEGNDYFIEQKTRTSQRPDIPLFTWEAIPKENGYSNVRIIWQLNLNGNPGSHFFVKYKLKGETIPLKTESEYLSNIIEIRGLQSGETYVMSVVAVDGNYFAESEPQEIETSSEGPIIQPKENVATAGWFIGMMLAIAFLLLVLIIVCVIKRNRGGKYAVHERELAAGRGDYPDEGGFHEYSQPLDTKSAGGRASLASSSHQDGKHPESDTDSMAEYGEGDTGRFTEDGSFIGQYGPKGRPEETPPIPSGTMATYV, via the exons ATGAAGTTCATCCTGTGTATTATTTCAACATTAGTACTGCAAGCATCAGCTTTAA TCCAATCTCCACCACGGATATCTAAACAGCCCCCGACAGATGAGCAGTTATTTCAAGTAGCTCAAGCAAAAATTAATGAGAATGATAAaccatttttaattgaatgtgAAGCTGAAGGAGAACCTGCTCCaag gTATCGATggattaaaaatggaaaaaattttgaatggcCAGCATATGATGATCGCATATCTCAACAACCTGGTAGAGGTACATTGGTAATCTCAAGACCACGAGATGAAGATTTGGGTCAATATCAATGCTTTGCAGAAAATGAATGGGGAATTGCAACATCTAATTCAGTTTTTGTTAGAAAGGctgaattaaattcatttaaagatCAAAATCCTATAAGTTTAGATGCAAATGAAGGACAACCATTTAAATTAACTTGTCAACCACCAGATGGTTTTCCAAAACCAAATGTATATTGGTTAATCCAAGATACTGCTGGAGGCATcaaatcgattaataattcacGAATGACATTAGATCCTGAAGGAAATCTTTGGTTTAGCAATGTTACAAGAAACGATGCTTCCGacgatttttattatgcatGTGCAGCTACATCTGTATTcagaaatgaatataaattaggaaatagagttttattaaatgttatttcttCGGGAATATCTGCCAGTCAAAATAAACATGATCCTGTCAAACAATATGTCAGTAGGAAAAATGAAGTTGCTTTACGcggtaaaaaaattgaattatattgcatatatgGTGGAACACCACTGCCACAAATAGTGTGGAGTAAAAATGGTGAAGTAATTAGAACCAATGATAGAATAATGCAAGGAAATTATGGTAAATCTTTGATAATTAaacatgttaattttaaagatgaagGAACATATACTTGTGAAGCATCAAATGGGGTAGGTGATGCGAAATCATATTCTATACATTTGCAAGTTATGGCAGTACCATATTTCACTATCGAACCTGAGATCATAAATGCAGCAGAAGATGAaactattgaatttaaatgtgAAGCTGATGGAGTACCTGTTCCTGAAATAAAATGGATTCATAATGGAAAACCAATATCGGAAGCTCCACCAAATCCACGTAGAAAAGTTActtcaaattctattattattgaaaaattgaccAAAAAAGATACAGGAAATTATGGTTGTAATGCAACAAATTCATTGGGTTATGTCTATAAGGATGTATATGTAAACGTTTTAGCTTTAGAACCGGAAATTACACAACCACCAACTGATATCGCTACAGTCGATGGTAAAACTGTGAGAATAACTTGCCGTGTATTTGGAGCACCAAAACCAGCTGTAAAATGGATTAGAAATGGGCAAGAATTAACAGGAGGACGATATAAAACTTTAGATTCTGGTGATTTAGAAATTgagaatgtaatatttttagatgcaGGCATTTATACATGTCATGCATCCAATAAATTCGGAGAAGTAGAAGGTTCTGGTAATTTAGTAGTAAAAGAACATACAAGAATTACAGATGAACCAGAGGACTATGAAGTTGCTGCAGGTTCTACTGCAACTTTTAGATGTAATGCTGTTACAGATTCAAGTTTAACACTTACGATCGATTGGCTATCTAACGGAGAAcctattgattttgaaatggaACCACGATTTATACGAAGTACTGATTATTCTTTAATGATCACAAAAACGACTGAACTAGATTCTGGTACTTATACTTGTGTTGCTCATACTGAATTGGATGAAGCAAAAGCACAAGCTACACTAATTGTCCAAGATGTACCAAATGCGCCAAAATTAATTAGTGTTACCTGTATGGCGACTGAAGCTTCTATACATTGGACTCCAATGGGTGATAATAGAGCTCCAATATTAAGATACACTATTCAACATAATACCACTTTTACACCAGATACATGGGAAATATCAAAAGATGATGTACCAGCAACTGAACAAACATATATTGTTCCAATGTCACCTTGGACTAACTATACATTTCGCGTATTAGCATGGAATAAAATAGGTACATCATTACCCTCACCACATAGTGATGTATGTACTACATTGCAAGATGTTCCTTATAAGAATCCTGATAATGTTATGGGTAAAGGAACAACACCACAAAATCTGGTTATATCTTGGACAGTAATGCCTCAAATTGAACATAATGCACCCAAATTCatgtatagaatatattacagACGTGATATACCTGGAGAAAAATGGACTATAGAAGATATAActgattggaaaaaaaataatctagttGTAGACAATCAACCAACTTATCAAAGATATAAGATCAAAGTGGTAGCTATTAATGAAAAAGGAGAATGTAGAATTGCACCTGAAGAAATAATTGGATATTCTGGAGAAGATg tGCCATTGCAAGCACCAAGCAACTTTACATTAAATCAAGTAAAATCAAGTACAAGCGCACAATTTTCATGGAATCCAGTACCTGAAGAATCAGTACGTGGTGAATTAAAAGGATATAAGATACAAACATGGACAGAAAAAGACGGTGAAAAGGGAATGCGAGAAATTGATATAAGAGGTGGCAATAGGACTCATGCACTAGTTActaaatttattcctttcaGCAAGAATTATGTTCGAATATTAGCATATAATGGAcg atattctgGACCACCATCTGAAACTTTAAGCTTTGATACTCCTGAAGGTGTTCCAGGAGTGGTTTTAAGTCTTGAAGCTTTCCCAATGGGATCCAGTGCATTGTTTTTAGTATGGACAAAACCTGCAGAACCAAATGGTATCCTGACTggctatagaatatattatgaacCTGTAAATGAAACTAGATTGGGACCTTTGTTGGAGAGAAAACCACATATTACAGATTCAGAAGCCACTAATGCAAAACTAGCTATGTTAGCACCTGATACAAAATATCGTATACATATTCGAGCAACAACAAAAATTGGTGAAGGAAATga ttACTTTATTGAACAAAAAACACGCACATCTCAACGACCTGATATACCATTATTTACTTGGGAAGCTATTCCAAAAGAAAATGGATATTCAAATGTAAGAATTATTTGGCAGTTGAATCTTAATGGAAATCCAGGAAGTcatttctttgtaaaatacAAACTCAAAGGTGAAACAATACCTCTTAAAACTGAAtcagaatatttatcaaatataattgaaattcgtgGACTTCAAAGTGGCGAAACTTATGTAATGtctgttgttgctgttgatGGCAACTATTTCGCTGAAAGTGAACCGCAAGAAATTGAAACGAGTAGCGAAGGACCTATTATTCAACCCAAAGAAAATGTCGCTACTGCAGGATGGTTTATTGGAATGATGTTAGCAAttgcttttcttcttttggtACTTATAATCGTATGTGTTATTAAACGTAATAGAGGTGGAAAGTACGCAGTACATGAAAGAGAGTTAGCTGCTGGTCGTGGTGATTATCCTGACGAAGGCGGTTTTCATGAATATTCGCAACCTTTAGATACGAAATCAGCAGGTGGTCGTGCATCTCTTGCATCTTCTTCTCATCAAGATGGAAAACATCCTGAATCTGATACTGATTCCATGGCAGAATATGGAGAAGGAGATACAG GACGTTTCACAGAAGATGGTTCTTTCATTGGACAATATGGGCCGAAAGGTAGACCGGAAGAAACACCGCCCATTCCAAGCGGCACTATGGCCACATATGTGTAA
- the LOC107994331 gene encoding neuroglian isoform X3 has protein sequence MKFILCIISTLVLQASALIQSPPRISKQPPTDEQLFQVAQAKINENDKPFLIECEAEGEPAPRYRWIKNGKNFEWPAYDDRISQQPGRGTLVISRPRDEDLGQYQCFAENEWGIATSNSVFVRKAELNSFKDQNPISLDANEGQPFKLTCQPPDGFPKPNVYWLIQDTAGGIKSINNSRMTLDPEGNLWFSNVTRNDASDDFYYACAATSVFRNEYKLGNRVLLNVISSGISASQNKHDPVKQYVSRKNEVALRGKKIELYCIYGGTPLPQIVWSKNGEVIRTNDRIMQGNYGKSLIIKHVNFKDEGTYTCEASNGVGDAKSYSIHLQVMAVPYFTIEPEIINAAEDETIEFKCEADGVPVPEIKWIHNGKPISEAPPNPRRKVTSNSIIIEKLTKKDTGNYGCNATNSLGYVYKDVYVNVLALEPEITQPPTDIATVDGKTVRITCRVFGAPKPAVKWIRNGQELTGGRYKTLDSGDLEIENVIFLDAGIYTCHASNKFGEVEGSGNLVVKEHTRITDEPEDYEVAAGSTATFRCNAVTDSSLTLTIDWLSNGEPIDFEMEPRFIRSTDYSLMITKTTELDSGTYTCVAHTELDEAKAQATLIVQDVPNAPKLISVTCMATEASIHWTPMGDNRAPILRYTIQHNTTFTPDTWEISKDDVPATEQTYIVPMSPWTNYTFRVLAWNKIGTSLPSPHSDVCTTLQDVPYKNPDNVMGKGTTPQNLVISWTVMPQIEHNAPKFMYRIYYRRDIPGEKWTIEDITDWKKNNLVVDNQPTYQRYKIKVVAINEKGECRIAPEEIIGYSGEDVPLQAPSNFTLNQVKSSTSAQFSWNPVPEESVRGELKGYKIQTWTEKDGEKGMREIDIRGGNRTHALVTKFIPFSKNYVRILAYNGRYSGPPSETLSFDTPEGVPGVVLSLEAFPMGSSALFLVWTKPAEPNGILTGYRIYYEPVNETRLGPLLERKPHITDSEATNAKLAMLAPDTKYRIHIRATTKIGEGNDYFIEQKTRTSQRPDIPLFTWEAIPKENGYSNVRIIWQLNLNGNPGSHFFVKYKLKGETIPLKTESEYLSNIIEIRGLQSGETYVMSVVAVDGNYFAESEPQEIETSSEGPIIQPKENVATAGWFIGMMLAIAFLLLVLIIVCVIKRNRGGKYAVHERELAAGRGDYPDEGGFHEYSQPLDTKSAGGRASLASSSHQDGKHPESDTDSMAEYGEGDTEGMNEDGSFIGQYGRHRKQEPNSQAFATLV, from the exons ATGAAGTTCATCCTGTGTATTATTTCAACATTAGTACTGCAAGCATCAGCTTTAA TCCAATCTCCACCACGGATATCTAAACAGCCCCCGACAGATGAGCAGTTATTTCAAGTAGCTCAAGCAAAAATTAATGAGAATGATAAaccatttttaattgaatgtgAAGCTGAAGGAGAACCTGCTCCaag gTATCGATggattaaaaatggaaaaaattttgaatggcCAGCATATGATGATCGCATATCTCAACAACCTGGTAGAGGTACATTGGTAATCTCAAGACCACGAGATGAAGATTTGGGTCAATATCAATGCTTTGCAGAAAATGAATGGGGAATTGCAACATCTAATTCAGTTTTTGTTAGAAAGGctgaattaaattcatttaaagatCAAAATCCTATAAGTTTAGATGCAAATGAAGGACAACCATTTAAATTAACTTGTCAACCACCAGATGGTTTTCCAAAACCAAATGTATATTGGTTAATCCAAGATACTGCTGGAGGCATcaaatcgattaataattcacGAATGACATTAGATCCTGAAGGAAATCTTTGGTTTAGCAATGTTACAAGAAACGATGCTTCCGacgatttttattatgcatGTGCAGCTACATCTGTATTcagaaatgaatataaattaggaaatagagttttattaaatgttatttcttCGGGAATATCTGCCAGTCAAAATAAACATGATCCTGTCAAACAATATGTCAGTAGGAAAAATGAAGTTGCTTTACGcggtaaaaaaattgaattatattgcatatatgGTGGAACACCACTGCCACAAATAGTGTGGAGTAAAAATGGTGAAGTAATTAGAACCAATGATAGAATAATGCAAGGAAATTATGGTAAATCTTTGATAATTAaacatgttaattttaaagatgaagGAACATATACTTGTGAAGCATCAAATGGGGTAGGTGATGCGAAATCATATTCTATACATTTGCAAGTTATGGCAGTACCATATTTCACTATCGAACCTGAGATCATAAATGCAGCAGAAGATGAaactattgaatttaaatgtgAAGCTGATGGAGTACCTGTTCCTGAAATAAAATGGATTCATAATGGAAAACCAATATCGGAAGCTCCACCAAATCCACGTAGAAAAGTTActtcaaattctattattattgaaaaattgaccAAAAAAGATACAGGAAATTATGGTTGTAATGCAACAAATTCATTGGGTTATGTCTATAAGGATGTATATGTAAACGTTTTAGCTTTAGAACCGGAAATTACACAACCACCAACTGATATCGCTACAGTCGATGGTAAAACTGTGAGAATAACTTGCCGTGTATTTGGAGCACCAAAACCAGCTGTAAAATGGATTAGAAATGGGCAAGAATTAACAGGAGGACGATATAAAACTTTAGATTCTGGTGATTTAGAAATTgagaatgtaatatttttagatgcaGGCATTTATACATGTCATGCATCCAATAAATTCGGAGAAGTAGAAGGTTCTGGTAATTTAGTAGTAAAAGAACATACAAGAATTACAGATGAACCAGAGGACTATGAAGTTGCTGCAGGTTCTACTGCAACTTTTAGATGTAATGCTGTTACAGATTCAAGTTTAACACTTACGATCGATTGGCTATCTAACGGAGAAcctattgattttgaaatggaACCACGATTTATACGAAGTACTGATTATTCTTTAATGATCACAAAAACGACTGAACTAGATTCTGGTACTTATACTTGTGTTGCTCATACTGAATTGGATGAAGCAAAAGCACAAGCTACACTAATTGTCCAAGATGTACCAAATGCGCCAAAATTAATTAGTGTTACCTGTATGGCGACTGAAGCTTCTATACATTGGACTCCAATGGGTGATAATAGAGCTCCAATATTAAGATACACTATTCAACATAATACCACTTTTACACCAGATACATGGGAAATATCAAAAGATGATGTACCAGCAACTGAACAAACATATATTGTTCCAATGTCACCTTGGACTAACTATACATTTCGCGTATTAGCATGGAATAAAATAGGTACATCATTACCCTCACCACATAGTGATGTATGTACTACATTGCAAGATGTTCCTTATAAGAATCCTGATAATGTTATGGGTAAAGGAACAACACCACAAAATCTGGTTATATCTTGGACAGTAATGCCTCAAATTGAACATAATGCACCCAAATTCatgtatagaatatattacagACGTGATATACCTGGAGAAAAATGGACTATAGAAGATATAActgattggaaaaaaaataatctagttGTAGACAATCAACCAACTTATCAAAGATATAAGATCAAAGTGGTAGCTATTAATGAAAAAGGAGAATGTAGAATTGCACCTGAAGAAATAATTGGATATTCTGGAGAAGATg tGCCATTGCAAGCACCAAGCAACTTTACATTAAATCAAGTAAAATCAAGTACAAGCGCACAATTTTCATGGAATCCAGTACCTGAAGAATCAGTACGTGGTGAATTAAAAGGATATAAGATACAAACATGGACAGAAAAAGACGGTGAAAAGGGAATGCGAGAAATTGATATAAGAGGTGGCAATAGGACTCATGCACTAGTTActaaatttattcctttcaGCAAGAATTATGTTCGAATATTAGCATATAATGGAcg atattctgGACCACCATCTGAAACTTTAAGCTTTGATACTCCTGAAGGTGTTCCAGGAGTGGTTTTAAGTCTTGAAGCTTTCCCAATGGGATCCAGTGCATTGTTTTTAGTATGGACAAAACCTGCAGAACCAAATGGTATCCTGACTggctatagaatatattatgaacCTGTAAATGAAACTAGATTGGGACCTTTGTTGGAGAGAAAACCACATATTACAGATTCAGAAGCCACTAATGCAAAACTAGCTATGTTAGCACCTGATACAAAATATCGTATACATATTCGAGCAACAACAAAAATTGGTGAAGGAAATga ttACTTTATTGAACAAAAAACACGCACATCTCAACGACCTGATATACCATTATTTACTTGGGAAGCTATTCCAAAAGAAAATGGATATTCAAATGTAAGAATTATTTGGCAGTTGAATCTTAATGGAAATCCAGGAAGTcatttctttgtaaaatacAAACTCAAAGGTGAAACAATACCTCTTAAAACTGAAtcagaatatttatcaaatataattgaaattcgtgGACTTCAAAGTGGCGAAACTTATGTAATGtctgttgttgctgttgatGGCAACTATTTCGCTGAAAGTGAACCGCAAGAAATTGAAACGAGTAGCGAAGGACCTATTATTCAACCCAAAGAAAATGTCGCTACTGCAGGATGGTTTATTGGAATGATGTTAGCAAttgcttttcttcttttggtACTTATAATCGTATGTGTTATTAAACGTAATAGAGGTGGAAAGTACGCAGTACATGAAAGAGAGTTAGCTGCTGGTCGTGGTGATTATCCTGACGAAGGCGGTTTTCATGAATATTCGCAACCTTTAGATACGAAATCAGCAGGTGGTCGTGCATCTCTTGCATCTTCTTCTCATCAAGATGGAAAACATCCTGAATCTGATACTGATTCCATGGCAGAATATGGAGAAGGAGATACAG AAGGTATGAATGAGGATGGATCATTCATTGGTCAGTATGGCCGACATCGTAAACAAGAACCAAATTCACAAGCATTTGCCACATTAGTTTGA